The Verrucomicrobium spinosum DSM 4136 = JCM 18804 genome includes a region encoding these proteins:
- a CDS encoding arylsulfatase has translation MTFAFLSPRSTLASWASSILGLLLMISGTSVVVAADRPNIIYILVDDMGYGDLGCFGQKTFTTPHIDRMAAEGMKLTRHYAGSTVCAPSRCVLLTGLHTGHCRVRGNGLWTMPDSDVTVPNLLKQAGYATACFGKYGLGKPLPDDDPNRKGFDTFFGYVDTSHAHNFYPTYLIRNGQRVALNNVTEPGSRKAGHEDTGFATVDGRRQFAPQLIADELQTYLRDRAAGKQPFFVYYALNMPHANNEAGKNSPLKHGMEVPSYGEYANKDWPDVEKGFASAMRFVDDQVGAVLAALKKAGLDQNTLVMFTSDNGPHAEGGHSSDFFDSNGAFSGIKRSMTDGGIRVPLVARWPAAIKARGESEHVSGFQDLLPTVADLAGAKLEGETDGLSLVPTLTGKDGEQKQHKYLFWNFDEQGGKRAVLRWPWKLIHLNTGTARMGQNAGGKPQPVQPKSLEVQLYNLEEDVGEQNNLASLQPGIVSELEGYMKEAWRAPQTQPE, from the coding sequence ATGACATTTGCCTTTCTCTCTCCTCGATCCACACTCGCGTCCTGGGCATCCAGCATTCTGGGGCTGCTCCTGATGATTTCGGGCACCTCGGTGGTGGTTGCTGCTGACCGGCCCAATATCATTTACATCCTCGTGGATGACATGGGTTATGGTGATCTGGGCTGTTTCGGCCAGAAGACGTTCACGACTCCCCATATTGACCGCATGGCGGCTGAGGGAATGAAACTCACCCGTCACTACGCGGGAAGCACCGTGTGTGCTCCCTCCCGCTGCGTTCTCTTGACCGGGCTGCACACGGGGCACTGCAGGGTGCGTGGCAACGGGCTGTGGACCATGCCAGACAGCGACGTCACCGTGCCCAATCTGTTGAAGCAGGCGGGCTATGCCACGGCCTGCTTCGGCAAATATGGTCTGGGGAAACCGCTCCCCGATGATGATCCCAACCGCAAGGGGTTCGACACCTTCTTCGGCTACGTGGACACCAGCCACGCCCACAATTTCTATCCTACTTATTTGATCCGCAACGGGCAGAGGGTGGCCCTGAACAACGTCACCGAGCCTGGCAGCCGCAAGGCAGGGCATGAAGACACTGGCTTCGCCACCGTGGATGGCCGGAGGCAGTTTGCTCCGCAATTGATCGCCGATGAACTCCAGACCTACCTGCGGGACCGGGCTGCGGGCAAGCAGCCATTCTTTGTTTACTATGCCCTGAACATGCCTCACGCCAACAATGAGGCGGGCAAGAATTCGCCGCTGAAGCACGGCATGGAAGTGCCCTCCTATGGTGAATATGCGAACAAGGACTGGCCGGATGTTGAAAAGGGGTTTGCGAGTGCGATGCGCTTTGTGGATGACCAGGTGGGGGCCGTGCTTGCGGCTTTGAAAAAAGCGGGCCTGGATCAGAACACGCTGGTGATGTTCACCTCTGACAATGGCCCGCACGCTGAGGGTGGGCACAGTTCGGATTTCTTTGACTCCAACGGCGCGTTCAGTGGGATCAAGAGGAGCATGACGGATGGCGGCATCCGGGTGCCGCTCGTGGCGCGCTGGCCCGCTGCCATCAAGGCCAGGGGGGAGAGTGAACATGTCTCCGGATTCCAGGACCTGCTGCCTACCGTGGCGGACTTGGCAGGGGCCAAGCTGGAAGGGGAAACGGACGGACTCTCTCTGGTGCCCACTCTGACCGGCAAGGATGGGGAGCAAAAGCAGCACAAATACCTTTTCTGGAACTTCGATGAACAGGGGGGCAAACGGGCCGTGCTCAGGTGGCCGTGGAAGCTCATTCATCTGAACACGGGGACTGCTCGCATGGGTCAAAACGCAGGTGGAAAACCGCAGCCGGTTCAGCCCAAGTCTCTGGAAGTGCAGCTGTACAACCTTGAGGAAGATGTGGGGGAGCAAAACAACCTCGCCAGTCTCCAACCCGGGATCGTCAGTGAGCTGGAGGGGTATATGAAAGAAGCCTGGCGGGCACCGCAAACCCAGCCGGAATAG
- a CDS encoding ribonuclease III domain-containing protein, with protein MPAVKDRIKPHLEDAWLGDAVLELYARSWILRQYGKVDADLKSRFTSNQFLNSLGQPTMVEAEVGRVYKEQGLEGAFAHIQAKIEPLFVKQEGKRQRSQR; from the coding sequence ATGCCCGCAGTGAAAGATCGCATCAAACCCCACCTGGAAGACGCCTGGCTTGGCGATGCTGTGCTGGAGCTCTATGCCCGGTCGTGGATCTTGCGACAGTACGGGAAGGTGGATGCGGATTTGAAGAGCCGCTTCACGAGCAACCAGTTTCTCAACTCATTGGGGCAACCCACGATGGTGGAGGCTGAGGTGGGCCGGGTTTACAAGGAACAGGGCCTGGAAGGCGCGTTTGCGCACATTCAGGCAAAGATCGAGCCCCTGTTCGTGAAACAAGAGGGCAAGCGCCAGCGTTCGCAACGCTGA
- a CDS encoding sensor histidine kinase translates to MNTKKSSLSQTYRASLREHLDHRGSGESGLKNARLFGIQATKSGMETLALAKIHEGALRSLLSDEASPARKKAKTLRGAAFFTEAITPIEETHRSMRQANRRLEKLVSSLTRRTHQLAASNDKLKHEIIHRKSVEASLITSETTSSQLLAKSRHMQEDLRHLSRRLLTVQEEERKRISRELHDVVAQALTSINLRLITLKTESNSNARNLRRRIAMTQRVIERSVEIVHRFARDLRPTLLDDLGLIPALKSYLTAYMQRTGIRVSFSVSPNIESIDSTRRTVLYRVAQEALTNVARHAKASQANVSIRLHANNVNMQIHDNGCGFQVEGNAFARSSKCLGLLGMKERVEMVGGTFVVASAPGKETTVQVELPGKKVPSRPRPSKLAAVKELPDSAHHSP, encoded by the coding sequence ATGAACACAAAAAAATCTTCCCTGTCACAGACCTACCGGGCATCCCTCCGTGAGCATCTCGATCACCGCGGATCCGGTGAATCTGGCCTGAAGAACGCCCGACTCTTCGGCATCCAGGCTACAAAATCCGGCATGGAAACGCTGGCCCTTGCAAAGATCCATGAGGGGGCTCTGCGAAGCTTGCTGTCTGATGAAGCCTCACCGGCTCGCAAAAAAGCCAAAACGCTACGGGGAGCCGCCTTCTTCACAGAGGCCATTACCCCCATTGAAGAGACCCACAGGAGCATGCGGCAGGCCAACAGACGCCTGGAGAAACTTGTCAGCAGTCTGACCCGCCGGACTCATCAGCTCGCTGCATCCAACGACAAACTGAAACACGAGATCATCCACCGCAAATCCGTGGAGGCGTCCCTCATCACCAGTGAGACGACCTCCAGCCAGTTGCTTGCAAAATCCCGCCACATGCAAGAGGACCTGCGCCACCTCTCCCGCCGGCTGCTTACCGTTCAGGAGGAGGAGCGCAAACGGATCAGTCGTGAACTGCATGACGTCGTGGCCCAGGCCCTGACCAGCATCAATCTGCGGCTCATTACTCTGAAGACAGAAAGCAACTCAAACGCCAGAAACTTGCGTCGGCGAATCGCCATGACCCAGCGAGTGATTGAACGTTCCGTTGAGATTGTTCATCGCTTTGCCCGTGACTTGCGCCCCACGCTTTTGGATGATCTGGGATTGATTCCCGCCCTCAAGTCTTATCTGACCGCCTACATGCAGCGAACCGGCATCAGGGTCAGCTTCTCGGTTTCTCCCAACATTGAAAGCATCGACAGCACCCGTCGCACCGTTCTCTATCGCGTCGCCCAGGAGGCTCTCACCAATGTCGCCCGCCATGCTAAAGCCAGCCAGGCAAATGTCTCGATCCGCCTGCATGCGAACAACGTCAACATGCAGATTCATGACAACGGTTGTGGATTTCAGGTGGAGGGCAACGCCTTCGCCAGAAGCAGCAAATGCCTTGGCCTGCTGGGCATGAAGGAACGGGTGGAAATGGTGGGTGGCACCTTCGTCGTGGCCTCCGCACCCGGCAAGGAAACGACCGTCCAGGTGGAGCTTCCTGGCAAGAAAGTCCCCTCTCGTCCCCGCCCCTCCAAACTCGCTGCGGTCAAAGAACTGCCTGACTCGGCCCATCACTCCCCATGA
- a CDS encoding response regulator: protein MTPITVLLAEDHTIVREGLRALLELEPDIVIVGQAENGHLAVEFCLTLCPDVVVLDIAMPRLNGLEAARQILRSAAPPKVLILSAHSDDAYVEQVMELGASGYLIKQTAAHALTKAIREVYKGNSFFSPTISRRRNHHAQKAYNQGDLPSRKAPSRLSSRETEVLQLIAEGKANKETAEILHISVKTVEKHRQSLMEKLNIHDTASLTRHAIATGIIESSVQVTILQALPLHQGRE, encoded by the coding sequence ATGACCCCCATCACCGTACTCCTCGCAGAGGATCACACCATCGTCCGAGAGGGTCTGCGTGCTCTGTTGGAGCTTGAACCTGACATCGTCATTGTGGGACAGGCGGAGAACGGCCATCTAGCTGTGGAGTTCTGCCTCACCCTGTGTCCGGATGTGGTTGTGCTGGATATCGCGATGCCCCGCCTCAACGGACTGGAGGCCGCACGCCAGATCCTCAGGAGCGCAGCCCCTCCCAAGGTTCTCATCCTTTCCGCCCACAGTGATGATGCCTATGTCGAGCAGGTGATGGAGCTGGGCGCGTCCGGTTACCTGATCAAGCAAACCGCCGCCCATGCCCTCACCAAAGCCATCCGGGAAGTCTATAAGGGCAATAGCTTCTTCAGCCCCACCATCTCCCGACGACGGAATCACCATGCCCAAAAGGCCTACAACCAGGGGGATCTCCCTTCAAGAAAAGCCCCCTCCCGGCTCAGTTCCCGGGAAACGGAGGTGCTGCAACTCATCGCGGAAGGCAAGGCCAACAAGGAAACAGCGGAGATCCTTCACATCAGTGTGAAAACGGTGGAAAAGCACCGCCAGAGCCTCATGGAAAAACTCAACATCCATGACACCGCCAGCCTCACCCGCCACGCCATCGCCACGGGCATCATCGAGAGCAGCGTGCAAGTGACCATCCTGCAGGCCCTCCCTCTTCATCAGGGGCGCGAGTAA
- a CDS encoding sensor histidine kinase, translating to MNDVVPPRMPTVMVGERCRELDCLEAKRQNSIKDHFLAVLAHELRTPLQAIMAWTEVLATSSSAPAELAQGLAVIRESAKGQSRLIEDLLDVSRMVSGNIRLEVQPVDLAAIIQLSVDMLKPLACSREVLVQTSLSRSLGMAHADPIRLHQIFGNLLTNAIKFTPPGGHIHLHLDGTPSHFTFKIADNGQGINAAFLPYVFDRFLRGDTGTTRRHDGLGLGLSIVKHLVELHGGSIQAASDGLGKGATFTVWLPIITPPARPAASANIPLPFSQPLEMVVAAGQHAVAESKSAVA from the coding sequence ATGAATGACGTCGTGCCCCCACGCATGCCGACAGTGATGGTGGGGGAGAGGTGTCGGGAGCTGGACTGTCTGGAGGCAAAACGCCAGAACAGCATCAAGGATCATTTTCTTGCCGTTCTCGCCCACGAGCTTCGCACCCCTCTCCAAGCCATCATGGCCTGGACGGAAGTCCTCGCCACAAGCTCTTCAGCCCCTGCTGAACTGGCTCAGGGTCTCGCGGTCATCAGGGAGAGTGCCAAAGGTCAATCCCGCCTGATTGAAGACCTTCTGGACGTGAGCAGGATGGTCTCTGGAAACATCCGGCTTGAGGTACAGCCCGTGGACCTTGCCGCGATCATTCAGCTCTCCGTCGATATGCTCAAGCCCCTGGCATGCTCCAGAGAAGTCCTGGTTCAAACATCACTCTCCCGCAGCCTCGGGATGGCTCACGCCGACCCCATTCGACTTCACCAGATCTTTGGGAATCTCCTGACCAACGCGATCAAGTTCACCCCACCAGGCGGTCACATCCATTTGCATCTGGATGGCACCCCATCCCATTTCACCTTCAAAATTGCTGACAACGGCCAGGGAATCAATGCCGCCTTTCTCCCCTATGTATTCGATCGCTTCCTCCGCGGCGATACCGGCACCACCCGGAGGCACGATGGTCTCGGGCTGGGCCTTTCAATTGTGAAACACCTCGTCGAACTGCATGGCGGCAGTATTCAGGCGGCCAGTGATGGATTGGGCAAGGGAGCCACCTTCACGGTATGGCTCCCCATCATCACCCCGCCCGCCCGCCCTGCCGCCAGTGCCAATATCCCCCTGCCGTTCAGCCAGCCACTCGAGATGGTCGTGGCGGCGGGCCAACATGCGGTGGCAGAGAGCAAATCGGCGGTCGCGTGA
- a CDS encoding superoxide dismutase — protein MNRRSFLVAGGAAVAGSVLPSPLQAAAAFPLELGKLPYAPEALEPYIDAQTMTIHHDKHHAAYVTNLNKALDAAKVGGKDALELIKDLSALPTDSQTAVRNNGGGHVNHTLFWSWMAPAGSVAKGPDGKLGAAIQSTFSSVDDFKKLFGEAATKRFGSGWAWLVVKADGKLAVTSTPNQDNPWMKGIVPDGDLGTPILGLDVWEHAYYLKYQNKRPDYITAWWNVVNWAEVAKGYAAAAA, from the coding sequence ATGAACCGCCGCAGTTTCCTTGTTGCTGGTGGAGCCGCCGTCGCGGGCTCCGTGTTGCCGTCCCCTCTGCAAGCCGCCGCGGCGTTTCCGCTGGAGCTGGGCAAGTTGCCGTATGCGCCGGAGGCCCTTGAGCCGTACATCGACGCCCAGACAATGACGATTCACCACGACAAGCATCACGCCGCATACGTGACCAATCTCAACAAGGCGCTTGATGCTGCCAAAGTGGGCGGCAAAGATGCACTTGAACTGATCAAGGACCTTTCCGCCCTCCCGACGGATTCCCAGACCGCCGTGCGCAACAATGGCGGCGGCCACGTGAATCACACGCTTTTCTGGAGCTGGATGGCCCCTGCCGGCAGCGTTGCCAAGGGCCCGGATGGCAAGTTGGGTGCCGCGATCCAGAGCACTTTCTCAAGTGTGGATGATTTCAAGAAACTCTTCGGTGAAGCGGCCACCAAGCGCTTTGGTTCTGGCTGGGCCTGGTTGGTGGTGAAAGCGGACGGCAAGCTGGCAGTGACGAGCACGCCCAACCAGGATAATCCTTGGATGAAGGGCATTGTACCGGACGGCGATCTGGGCACGCCAATCCTCGGGCTCGATGTCTGGGAGCACGCCTACTACCTCAAGTATCAGAACAAGCGGCCCGACTACATCACCGCTTGGTGGAATGTGGTAAACTGGGCCGAGGTGGCCAAGGGCTATGCCGCCGCGGCTGCCTGA
- a CDS encoding superoxide dismutase, with amino-acid sequence MNRRAFLALAGGSMVGGVYSEGATPPIAQGVPLHLEPLPFEPEALEPYIDAQTMRLHYQVHHAAYLSRLQAALRKGNLRAANAFSLIRGLNHPPAGVTPELQMALRQNGGGHVNHTIFWRILTPPGKSPLGPQGRLAEAIQKEYGSLDAFKSVFAAAAMTRFGSGWAWLSVREDGKLIVTSTPDQDNPAMCGLVPDEECGLPILGLDVWEHAYYLKYQNRRQDYVSAWWNVVNWTRVEQSFAVATAR; translated from the coding sequence ATGAATCGTCGTGCATTTCTCGCCCTAGCTGGAGGATCCATGGTGGGGGGAGTCTATTCCGAAGGGGCCACTCCGCCTATCGCACAAGGGGTGCCGTTGCACCTTGAACCTCTGCCATTCGAGCCGGAGGCATTGGAGCCTTACATTGATGCCCAGACCATGCGCCTCCATTATCAGGTGCATCATGCCGCTTACCTGAGCCGGCTGCAGGCGGCGCTTCGCAAGGGCAATCTCCGGGCCGCGAATGCCTTTTCGTTGATTCGGGGGCTCAATCATCCACCTGCCGGGGTGACTCCGGAATTGCAGATGGCCCTCCGTCAGAATGGGGGCGGGCATGTGAATCACACCATCTTCTGGCGGATCCTCACGCCCCCGGGCAAGTCTCCCCTGGGGCCCCAAGGGCGTCTCGCGGAGGCGATTCAGAAAGAGTATGGCAGCCTTGATGCATTTAAGTCCGTCTTTGCTGCGGCAGCCATGACTCGGTTTGGCTCAGGTTGGGCTTGGTTGAGCGTGAGAGAAGACGGGAAATTGATCGTGACTTCGACGCCTGATCAGGATAATCCAGCCATGTGTGGGCTGGTCCCTGACGAGGAGTGCGGACTGCCCATTCTGGGCCTCGATGTGTGGGAGCATGCCTACTATCTGAAATATCAGAACCGACGTCAGGACTATGTATCGGCATGGTGGAACGTCGTCAACTGGACGCGGGTGGAGCAGAGTTTTGCCGTGGCAACTGCCCGATGA
- a CDS encoding DUF1501 domain-containing protein, with translation MNSVSACHRFDAPTFSRRTALKTAACGFGSLAFSSLASAAAGGASGALPIGLHHAPRARRVIFLFMHGGPSQVDTFDYKPRLQADDGKRLPFAPADNLDPAAASQAKLMGSPWAFKQHGGSGLWCSELFPNVARHMDDLCVIRSMQSKGQSHGQAVCMMHTGADNFVRPSLGAWVSYGLGTENANLPAFVSISPPAGHGGPRNYGSAFLPAAHQGTTVGRSGKLGKEATFRFLDSASSPERQHRKLELLQAMNRENLERTRLAPVEGMIASMELAFRMQQEAPEVMNLAGEPDHIKDLYGIGREPTDNYGRQCLLARRFAEAGVRFIQVSTGYTWDQHSGLLKGHESNCARVDRPIAGLLADLKQRGLLEDTLVVWGGEFGRTPIVQGVNGRDHNPQGFTMWLAGGGVKSGHAHGETDEFGYYAVKDKVHMHDLHATLLHLMGIDHERLTYRYAGRDFRLTDVYGHVVREIFA, from the coding sequence ATGAACTCTGTCTCTGCCTGCCATCGATTTGACGCCCCCACCTTCAGCCGTCGCACGGCGTTGAAGACCGCTGCCTGTGGGTTTGGATCACTGGCCTTCTCCAGCCTGGCCTCGGCCGCTGCGGGGGGCGCGTCAGGCGCGCTGCCCATCGGTCTGCATCATGCACCGCGAGCCCGGCGGGTGATCTTCCTGTTCATGCATGGCGGGCCGTCACAGGTGGACACGTTTGACTACAAACCCCGGCTGCAGGCAGATGACGGCAAACGCCTGCCCTTTGCTCCCGCGGACAACCTGGATCCTGCGGCCGCCAGCCAGGCCAAACTCATGGGTTCTCCCTGGGCGTTCAAGCAGCATGGCGGGTCCGGCCTGTGGTGCAGTGAGTTGTTTCCTAATGTCGCCCGGCACATGGATGACCTGTGCGTCATCCGCTCCATGCAGAGCAAGGGGCAGTCGCACGGGCAGGCGGTGTGCATGATGCACACCGGCGCGGACAACTTTGTGCGCCCTTCGCTCGGCGCCTGGGTGAGCTACGGGCTGGGCACGGAGAACGCCAACCTGCCGGCCTTTGTCAGCATCAGCCCCCCGGCCGGTCACGGGGGACCGCGGAACTATGGTTCCGCCTTCCTCCCGGCGGCACACCAGGGTACGACGGTGGGACGAAGTGGGAAACTGGGCAAGGAGGCGACTTTTCGCTTCCTCGATTCTGCTTCATCCCCGGAGCGCCAGCACCGCAAGCTGGAACTGTTGCAGGCCATGAACCGTGAAAATCTGGAGCGCACGCGGCTGGCCCCGGTGGAGGGCATGATCGCGTCCATGGAGCTGGCGTTTCGCATGCAGCAGGAGGCTCCGGAGGTGATGAACCTTGCGGGTGAGCCTGATCACATCAAGGATCTGTACGGCATCGGCAGGGAGCCCACGGACAACTACGGGCGGCAGTGCCTGCTGGCGCGCCGTTTTGCGGAAGCGGGTGTCCGTTTCATTCAGGTATCCACGGGCTACACTTGGGACCAGCATTCTGGGCTGTTGAAAGGGCATGAGAGCAACTGTGCCCGGGTGGATCGTCCGATCGCCGGACTGCTGGCGGACCTCAAGCAACGGGGCCTGTTGGAAGACACATTGGTGGTTTGGGGCGGAGAGTTCGGCCGCACGCCCATCGTGCAAGGGGTGAATGGCCGGGATCACAATCCACAAGGTTTCACCATGTGGCTTGCGGGCGGCGGCGTGAAAAGCGGTCATGCCCACGGGGAGACGGACGAGTTTGGCTACTATGCAGTGAAGGACAAGGTCCACATGCATGACCTGCATGCCACACTCCTGCATCTTATGGGCATTGATCACGAGCGCCTGACCTACCGCTACGCGGGCCGCGACTTCCGGTTGACGGACGTGTACGGCCACGTGGTGCGCGAGATCTTTGCCTAA
- a CDS encoding DUF1549 domain-containing protein encodes MRSNCFIRVLGPGILVALLSALSAVANDVGGTTFFENEVRPLLVKYCYECHSQESGKAKGGLLLDRREGWAMGGDAGPAVVPGKVAESLLIASVRYEKPDLQMPPKSRLNAGEVAVLERWVAMGAPDPREAALEAATQKKQIDFAAARKTWAYREHHAAPVAVPAVKQADWPREEMDHFILARLEASGHQPAADAPARALVRRLYYDLTGLPPSPEEADAFVDSMNREGEAALTTLVDRLLANASFGETWGRHWLDLARYADSNGGDRNYTYYQAWRYRNYVIGAFNADKPFYTFVKEQLAGDLLPWETDSQRREQLVASTFLSLGPKMLTERDKEKIRLDVADEQIDTVGRAFLGLTLGCARCHDHKFDPVSQQDYYALAGIFRSTQVVMGTRNGCVNVASWVERPLPVPEPQRGELEQQVSRLELIMRLKVEKDFKQKSGGKKTLDDLPLAGVVYDEADAELTGAWKSSTLSPKRFGETYIHDDRQEKGGRQALFRGSLPESGVYEVRVAYSPGGNRSQSVPVTVEAGDGVHEIILDQTKEPAVAGLFQPVGRFEFKKGARANVILSNRGTSGYVMVDAVQFVAVKDIAREAEVLAMSGGGADPIFKMSAGELSKALTKQIDELKDAELAMAPRDAEDAGDCHLRIRGEVAQRGPLVARNFPQVLYSGPPPVIPSGASGRLELANWITGPQNGLLDRVMVNRLWAQLFRRGIVGTVDNFGIQGETPTHPELLEHLAQRFRASGGSMKALIREMVLSRTYRLAAAPESKLAAVDPENRLFGRHQPRRLSAEEIRDSLLLLGGRLTLERGNATAGSYGEDLDGKIDAAKLPVRSVYLPMARNNLAADLEVFDAANPEVTVGERTPTTVPTQALYLLNSEVLQAQARELGAGAYLFDNPDGVTHLYRRVLGRPPHPAERERAVSFVSDGGRDREQALADLAHVLLASTEFLFLD; translated from the coding sequence ATGCGCTCGAATTGCTTCATTCGCGTTCTTGGACCAGGCATCCTGGTGGCGTTGCTATCCGCACTATCGGCGGTCGCCAACGATGTGGGAGGGACCACCTTCTTTGAAAATGAGGTTCGCCCGCTGCTGGTGAAGTACTGCTACGAATGCCACTCGCAGGAGTCTGGCAAGGCCAAGGGCGGACTTCTGCTGGACCGACGGGAAGGCTGGGCGATGGGCGGGGATGCGGGGCCGGCAGTGGTGCCGGGCAAGGTGGCGGAGAGCCTCTTGATTGCCTCAGTGCGTTATGAGAAACCCGATCTGCAGATGCCTCCCAAGTCGCGACTCAACGCGGGGGAGGTGGCTGTACTGGAGCGGTGGGTGGCCATGGGGGCCCCGGATCCACGAGAAGCTGCACTCGAGGCCGCCACGCAAAAGAAGCAGATCGACTTCGCTGCCGCCCGCAAGACGTGGGCCTATCGTGAGCACCATGCGGCACCGGTGGCGGTGCCTGCCGTTAAACAGGCGGACTGGCCTCGGGAAGAAATGGACCACTTCATCCTGGCCCGCCTGGAGGCGTCAGGGCATCAACCTGCCGCAGATGCACCGGCCCGGGCCCTGGTGCGCCGGCTGTATTATGACCTCACCGGCCTACCCCCGTCTCCCGAGGAGGCTGACGCTTTTGTTGATTCCATGAACCGTGAAGGAGAGGCCGCACTGACGACTCTGGTGGACCGGTTGCTGGCGAATGCGTCGTTTGGCGAGACTTGGGGCAGGCATTGGCTGGATCTGGCGCGGTATGCCGACTCCAACGGCGGGGATCGCAACTACACGTACTATCAGGCATGGCGGTACCGGAACTATGTCATTGGTGCCTTCAATGCCGACAAGCCCTTCTACACCTTCGTCAAAGAGCAGCTCGCAGGGGACCTGTTGCCTTGGGAAACTGATTCCCAGAGGCGTGAGCAGCTCGTTGCCAGCACCTTTCTGTCTCTGGGGCCCAAGATGCTCACAGAGCGGGACAAGGAGAAGATCCGGCTCGATGTGGCGGACGAGCAGATCGATACGGTGGGGCGGGCCTTCCTCGGTCTGACGTTGGGCTGCGCCCGGTGTCATGATCACAAGTTTGATCCAGTGAGCCAGCAGGATTACTACGCTTTAGCCGGCATCTTCCGCTCCACCCAGGTGGTGATGGGGACCCGCAACGGTTGTGTCAATGTGGCCAGCTGGGTGGAGCGTCCGCTGCCGGTGCCCGAGCCCCAGCGGGGTGAGTTGGAACAACAGGTGTCCCGCCTGGAGCTGATCATGAGGCTGAAGGTGGAGAAAGACTTCAAACAGAAATCTGGTGGCAAGAAGACGCTGGATGACCTGCCACTGGCGGGAGTGGTGTACGATGAGGCGGATGCAGAGCTCACGGGAGCGTGGAAGAGTTCAACGCTCTCACCCAAGCGGTTCGGGGAAACGTACATCCATGACGACCGCCAGGAGAAGGGCGGCAGACAGGCGCTGTTCCGCGGCAGCCTGCCGGAGAGCGGCGTGTATGAAGTACGGGTGGCCTACAGCCCGGGTGGAAACCGCAGCCAGTCGGTGCCGGTCACGGTGGAAGCGGGCGATGGGGTTCATGAAATCATCCTTGACCAGACGAAGGAGCCCGCCGTGGCCGGATTGTTCCAGCCCGTGGGACGGTTTGAGTTCAAGAAAGGGGCCCGTGCCAACGTGATCCTCAGCAACCGGGGCACCAGCGGCTATGTGATGGTGGACGCGGTGCAGTTTGTGGCCGTGAAGGACATTGCCAGGGAGGCGGAAGTGCTGGCGATGAGCGGAGGGGGGGCGGATCCCATCTTCAAGATGTCGGCCGGAGAGCTGTCCAAGGCGCTGACGAAGCAGATCGACGAACTCAAAGACGCGGAGCTGGCCATGGCACCCCGCGATGCCGAGGATGCGGGCGACTGCCACCTCCGCATCCGCGGGGAAGTGGCGCAGCGCGGACCGCTGGTGGCGCGGAACTTCCCGCAGGTATTGTACTCCGGGCCTCCGCCCGTCATTCCCTCCGGTGCCAGCGGCCGGCTGGAGCTGGCCAACTGGATCACCGGACCCCAGAACGGTCTGCTGGACCGGGTGATGGTGAACCGCCTCTGGGCGCAGCTCTTCCGTCGGGGCATTGTGGGGACGGTGGACAATTTTGGCATCCAGGGGGAGACCCCGACTCATCCAGAACTTCTGGAGCATCTGGCCCAGCGGTTTCGCGCAAGTGGGGGTTCCATGAAAGCACTTATCCGTGAGATGGTGCTGAGCCGTACCTACCGGCTCGCGGCAGCTCCAGAGTCGAAGCTGGCCGCAGTCGATCCGGAAAACCGCTTGTTCGGTCGGCATCAGCCCCGACGTCTGTCGGCGGAGGAGATCCGGGACAGCCTTCTGTTGTTGGGAGGGCGGCTCACCTTGGAAAGGGGCAACGCCACGGCAGGCTCCTACGGCGAGGACCTCGACGGGAAGATCGATGCCGCCAAGCTCCCGGTACGCAGTGTCTATCTGCCGATGGCGAGAAACAATCTGGCCGCCGATCTGGAGGTGTTCGATGCGGCCAACCCCGAGGTGACGGTGGGCGAGCGCACCCCCACCACCGTGCCCACGCAAGCGCTCTATCTGTTGAACAGCGAGGTGCTCCAGGCCCAGGCAAGAGAACTGGGTGCCGGTGCCTATCTCTTCGACAATCCTGATGGGGTAACCCATCTGTACCGGCGCGTGCTCGGCCGCCCCCCTCATCCGGCGGAGCGGGAACGTGCCGTCAGCTTCGTGAGTGACGGAGGGAGGGACCGCGAACAGGCTCTGGCAGACCTTGCCCATGTCCTGCTCGCCTCCACGGAATTTCTCTTCCTCGATTGA